From the Lolium rigidum isolate FL_2022 chromosome 2, APGP_CSIRO_Lrig_0.1, whole genome shotgun sequence genome, one window contains:
- the LOC124690355 gene encoding AAA-ATPase At3g28580-like has product MPDRIHDEVRHFITKWTPLVAAYFNPYVNLTISEQSDEQFRRNELFDDISAYLTDKCAHGARRLKAELGNDGVLPEVTLDDEVQVTDDSDGARIWWYATNKGPSYRSPSPVFSFFAADTEPRLFRAVFHKRHRQFVLNTYLPRALAKGHELIANMTRQRRLFTNHRQGNRSTWCHVPFEHPATFDKLAMDPVQKEEIIDDLEAFMDGKQYYSDVGKAWKRGYLLYGPPGTGKSTLISAMANKLKYDVYDLDLTSVKNNSELRKLFIETKGRSIIVIEDIDAIEVDLAGNRKVADKKSGSSSCCDHLPLDPNKDDGSKVTLSGLLSFVDGLWSASGGERVIVFTTNRVDMLDQALTRRGRMDMHIEMSYCRFGAFKVLANNYLRVRDHELFDEIKRLLDDTDTSPADVAHNLMPKSNKRKRDADMPPSEVAYYLKEDTDACLAGLIETLKKKAKRESTTAPTIEVVVPAQNGTSK; this is encoded by the coding sequence ATGCCGGACCGCATCCACGACGAGGTGAGGCACTTCATCACCAAGTGGACGCCGCTCGTCGCCGCCTACTTCAACCCCTACGTCAATCTCACCATCTCCGAGCAAAGCGACGAGCAGTTCCGCCGGAACGAGCTCTTCGACGACATCTCCGCCTACCTCACAGACAAGTGCGCTCACGGCGCCCGCAGGCTCAAGGCCGAGCTCGGTAACGACGGCGTGCTGCCGGAGGTCACCCTGGACGACGAAGTGCAGGTCACGGACGACTCCGACGGCGCGCGCATCTGGTGGTACGCTACCAACAAGGGCCCCAGCTACCGGAGCCCGAGCCCCGTCTTCAGCTTCTTCGCCGCCGACACGGAGCCCCGGCTCTTCCGGGCAGTGTTCCACAAGCGCCACCGCCAGTTCGTGCTCAACACCTACCTGCCACGAGCACTGGCCAAGGGCCACGAGCTCATCGCCAACATGACCAGGCAGAGACGGCTGTTCACGAACCACCGGCAGGGAAACAGGAGCACCTGGTGCCACGTGCCGTTCGAGCACCCGGCGACCTTCGACAAGCTCGCCATGGACCCTGTCCAGAAGGAGGAGATCATCGACGACCTCGAGGCCTTCATGGACGGCAAGCAATACTACTCAGACGTGGGCAAGGCGTGGAAGCGTGGGTACCTGCTTTACGGCCCGCCGGGCACGGGCAAGTCAACGCTGATCTCGGCCATGGCCAACAAGCTCAAGTACGACGTCTACGACCTCGACCTCACGTCCGTCAAGAACAACTCCGAGCTCCGGAAGCTCTTCATCGAGACCAAAGGCAGGTCCATCATCGTCATCGAGGATATCGACGCCATCGAGGTTGACCTCGCCGGAAACCGCAAGGTCGCCGACAAGAAGTccggcagcagcagctgctgcgaCCACCTCCCGCTGGACCCCAACAAAGACGACGGAAGCAAGGTAACGCTCTCCGGCCTGCTAAGCTTTGTGGACGGGCTGTGGTCGGCGAGTGGCGGCGAGCGGGTCATTGTCTTCACCACCAACCGCGTCGACATGCTCGACCAGGCGCTGACACGCCGGGGGAGGATGGACATGCACATCGAGATGTCCTACTGCAGGTTCGGTGCCTTCAAGGTACTCGCCAACAATTACCTCAGAGTAAGAGATCACGAGCTGTTCGACGAGATCAAGCGGCTGCTCGACGATACCGACACGTCACCCGCTGACGTGGCACATAACCTCATGCCCAAGAGCAATAAGAGGAAGAGGGACGCCGATATGCCGCCATCTGAAGTGGCATATTACCTCAAGGAGGACACTGACGCTTGCTTGGCAGGTTTAATTGAGACCCTGAAGAAGAAGGCCAAGAGGGAATCAACGACGGCTCCTACCATTGAAGTTGTTGTACCTGCCCAGAACGGAACTTCAAAATAA